A single window of Achromobacter xylosoxidans DNA harbors:
- a CDS encoding class I SAM-dependent methyltransferase, which yields MSDTPAASQDAYTQSAEWYDILSAQHWRARNDSMLQTLRAARPDAQLVIDVGSGTGVALPLIAQAYPQADIHAIEPSASMRIGLMTRILADAHLRRQVTVHPHGIADATLPSGIDVALICGCVGFFDEATRKALWPRLAAALAPGGVVLVDVMPLDKPQPVPESRVASSDVGRHRYDIWLSGQPVEQEPELIRWHMRFEQHDGETQIRSVPIQRDWRAFGLDKIIDEAAGAGFASERLTNSPVPAALLHLR from the coding sequence ATGTCCGACACCCCTGCCGCGTCCCAGGACGCCTACACCCAATCCGCCGAGTGGTACGACATACTTTCCGCGCAGCACTGGCGGGCACGGAACGACTCGATGCTGCAAACGCTGCGAGCGGCCCGGCCCGACGCGCAACTGGTGATAGATGTAGGTTCCGGCACCGGCGTGGCGCTGCCGCTCATCGCACAGGCCTATCCGCAGGCAGACATCCACGCCATCGAACCCTCGGCCTCAATGCGCATCGGCTTGATGACCCGCATCCTGGCCGATGCGCACTTGCGCCGCCAGGTCACCGTGCATCCGCACGGCATTGCCGATGCCACGCTGCCCAGCGGCATCGACGTGGCGCTGATCTGCGGCTGCGTCGGCTTCTTCGACGAGGCCACCCGAAAGGCACTCTGGCCGCGCCTGGCCGCCGCGCTGGCACCGGGAGGCGTCGTCCTGGTCGATGTGATGCCGCTGGACAAGCCGCAGCCGGTACCTGAATCGCGGGTGGCCAGCTCCGACGTCGGGCGGCACCGCTACGACATCTGGCTCAGCGGCCAGCCCGTCGAGCAAGAGCCGGAGCTGATTCGCTGGCACATGCGCTTCGAGCAGCACGACGGCGAGACGCAGATCCGCAGCGTGCCGATCCAGCGCGACTGGCGGGCCTTCGGCCTCGACAAGATCATCGATGAAGCCGCTGGGGCAGGCTTCGCATCCGAACGCCTGACCAACAGCCCCGTGCCGGCCGCCCTGCTGCACCTGCGCTGA
- a CDS encoding TonB-dependent receptor domain-containing protein — MDHYYEVALSMQHLGKDQTGVPGGLAYSRLCVAVMLALGGQAALAQSAVPSSTDAISEHESASDPVNELGTITVIGVAAEEEKKIGNTTGASKEDVERRGASHMSDLIDQISGTSVNSLYARPEVSVGVQGIAGHGRVSQSLEGITQNFHAFTRDIGQTGSIFVEPQFLKSIDVTRGVYTSTGTLGSLGGSVDFRYLDVDDILLPDRSFGGMVRGSTGFSKYKNGQKPSGSFFLGGRNERWDVMLGASDSENEAYRIGSHFDEGDMLKYFHASNLQFYQPGSGIDPSNNLGGDCRYNYVLGIDGGSGGRSGLRNCQLSPERLKQLQQAAKSGALGGTEKKADSQMLRVRHYFNDDYDQSLELFATASHAKFQTDQEPSVWLPLDGSDAYWNGRPWHIGSELDNRVISLKYQGYFSGLINPQVQVYRESQDRKQRWKGIPGTEAVGQDLHYFIDNNSTGIKLSNASHFSAPKVGPLRLDAALELRRTDKDVNNFSEDEWLRIEREKQGLGWNAQDWDPSSRNTTYGIALNLSTESDGPWQTSVGVGWQRVKMDVFSPRFRVGNVAKAGILPSGASLIQRYRSQGYSVREARQMAQVELAELSKYFKIDPNSDNGYNRTITDDQEHSFNLKSASFGLQYTKPGTGLTAYGSIGYSERAPTSNEMYTSGAWLKQSFLANPHLQPEKNLSLQLGVNYQHSAWLTPSDELSIGVGYYRNRIRNYIGYGPIWIENDGIQNGSGSMGSAMANVNNLETVIRHGFELNLAYRQPLFYVRGNLTVPLRHDNKMCSYRSPSGNSYYVTTDTDGNTVYSPTGHGGSQCYSGWNWMETSLIDPIRASMTAALTPYGGKLEVGGTLHFRGKQRAAYYYVESAQTGAGSYDPRNNSSGPLPNGDGWVEAYLWPKTIKVDLFANYRFNDQLKVGVYLANLTDEFDGVPTSFGYNFYPGRTITANLEYRF; from the coding sequence ATGGATCACTATTACGAGGTAGCACTAAGCATGCAGCATTTAGGGAAAGACCAAACGGGGGTGCCAGGAGGCCTCGCTTACAGTCGACTATGCGTCGCCGTCATGCTGGCGCTGGGCGGCCAGGCCGCGCTGGCCCAAAGCGCAGTACCGTCCTCAACCGACGCCATCAGCGAACACGAATCTGCCAGCGATCCGGTAAACGAGCTGGGCACGATTACCGTCATCGGCGTCGCCGCAGAAGAAGAAAAGAAGATCGGCAATACCACCGGGGCCAGCAAGGAGGACGTCGAGCGGCGCGGTGCCAGCCACATGAGTGATCTGATCGACCAGATCTCGGGTACGTCCGTCAACAGCCTGTATGCCAGACCGGAAGTCTCTGTTGGTGTGCAGGGCATTGCCGGGCATGGCCGTGTTTCGCAATCCTTGGAAGGCATTACCCAGAACTTTCACGCCTTTACCAGAGACATCGGACAGACCGGCTCCATCTTCGTCGAGCCCCAATTCCTGAAATCCATCGACGTGACCCGAGGCGTTTATACCAGCACCGGTACCCTGGGCAGTCTGGGCGGTTCTGTCGACTTCCGTTATCTGGATGTGGATGACATCTTGCTCCCAGACAGAAGTTTCGGAGGGATGGTTCGAGGCTCTACCGGATTCAGTAAATACAAGAATGGACAAAAACCATCTGGCTCATTCTTTCTGGGCGGAAGGAATGAACGCTGGGATGTGATGCTGGGCGCATCCGATAGCGAGAACGAAGCATATCGTATTGGTAGCCATTTCGATGAAGGCGATATGCTGAAGTATTTTCACGCTTCAAATCTGCAATTTTATCAACCAGGCAGCGGAATCGACCCTAGCAATAACCTTGGAGGAGATTGCCGGTACAACTATGTTTTAGGTATCGACGGTGGTAGCGGTGGCAGGAGTGGCCTGAGAAACTGCCAGCTTTCCCCCGAAAGATTGAAGCAACTCCAGCAAGCAGCCAAATCCGGCGCTTTAGGAGGAACCGAGAAAAAGGCGGACTCGCAGATGTTGCGCGTGCGTCATTACTTCAACGATGACTACGACCAGAGTCTGGAGCTGTTCGCAACTGCCAGTCATGCGAAGTTCCAGACAGACCAGGAGCCAAGCGTATGGTTGCCGTTGGATGGCAGTGATGCCTACTGGAACGGTCGCCCTTGGCACATAGGGTCCGAACTGGACAATCGCGTGATCAGCTTGAAATATCAGGGCTATTTTTCGGGTCTGATCAATCCCCAGGTACAAGTTTATCGCGAATCACAGGATAGAAAACAGCGCTGGAAAGGTATTCCGGGAACCGAGGCTGTCGGACAGGACTTGCATTACTTCATTGATAACAATTCCACCGGAATAAAGTTGAGCAATGCCAGTCATTTTTCCGCGCCAAAGGTAGGCCCTTTGCGCCTGGACGCTGCGCTCGAGCTACGTCGAACCGACAAGGATGTCAACAACTTCTCTGAAGATGAGTGGCTCAGGATAGAAAGAGAAAAACAAGGATTGGGATGGAACGCGCAAGATTGGGATCCTAGCTCTCGCAATACTACCTATGGCATCGCCTTGAATCTCAGTACTGAAAGTGATGGCCCATGGCAAACCAGCGTCGGCGTGGGTTGGCAGCGCGTCAAGATGGATGTCTTCTCACCGAGATTCCGGGTCGGCAACGTTGCAAAGGCAGGCATCTTGCCAAGTGGGGCATCATTAATACAACGTTATCGAAGCCAAGGATATTCAGTCCGTGAGGCTCGGCAAATGGCTCAAGTGGAACTAGCAGAGCTGTCAAAATACTTCAAGATAGATCCTAATTCGGACAATGGATACAACCGCACCATTACCGATGATCAGGAACATAGTTTTAATTTGAAATCCGCTAGTTTCGGATTGCAGTACACCAAGCCAGGCACGGGCCTGACTGCTTATGGATCAATTGGTTACAGTGAACGTGCACCGACCAGCAATGAGATGTATACGTCCGGCGCTTGGTTGAAGCAATCGTTTCTTGCCAATCCTCATCTGCAACCGGAAAAAAATCTTTCCCTGCAGCTCGGCGTAAATTACCAACACTCTGCTTGGCTAACGCCGTCAGACGAGTTGAGTATTGGAGTCGGCTATTACCGAAACCGGATCCGCAACTATATTGGCTATGGCCCTATCTGGATCGAAAATGATGGTATCCAAAATGGCAGTGGATCTATGGGCTCGGCCATGGCCAATGTCAACAACCTTGAAACCGTCATCCGTCACGGCTTTGAACTTAATCTAGCATATCGCCAACCGCTGTTCTATGTGCGCGGCAATCTGACCGTTCCACTGCGTCACGACAACAAAATGTGCAGCTACCGATCTCCGAGCGGCAATAGCTACTATGTGACGACCGATACCGACGGCAATACGGTTTATTCCCCGACAGGTCATGGCGGAAGCCAATGTTACTCGGGTTGGAATTGGATGGAAACCAGCCTGATTGATCCAATTCGCGCAAGCATGACTGCTGCATTAACTCCCTACGGTGGAAAGCTGGAAGTGGGCGGCACCCTGCATTTCCGAGGCAAACAGCGCGCTGCTTACTATTATGTTGAAAGTGCTCAGACAGGTGCTGGCAGCTATGACCCCAGAAATAATTCTTCGGGACCATTGCCGAATGGTGATGGCTGGGTCGAGGCATATCTCTGGCCCAAGACGATCAAGGTGGATTTGTTCGCCAATTATCGCTTCAACGACCAGTTGAAGGTTGGTGTATATCTCGCCAATCTCACCGACGAATTCGATGGCGTTCCGACATCCTTCGGATACAACTTCTATCCCGGCCGCACGATAACGGCCAATCTGGAATACCGATTCTAA
- a CDS encoding type I secretion system permease/ATPase yields MTAGKSRPAEGARGELAGALLTYKRSFVHIGVFSGVINILMLAPALYMLQVYDRVLASGNEMTLLMLTVMLLGMYAFMGGLEWVRSLVVLRLGTGFDRKLSPRIYDAAFRANLKTGKLNAAQPLEDLQQLRQFATGQSLFALFDAPWFPVYVLVMFWFHPALGWFALGGTALLMLVGWINERVSRPHLQKAGELAIASRRDAGANLRNAEVIAGMGMLANLRRRWAEQHLAYVREQNLAGARMAKIQGWSKALRMAVQSLALGLGAWLVLENQMTAGMMIAGSILLGRALAPIDQIIGASRQWTQVKEAERRLSQLLGDFPPLAKGMDFPRPAGHLAVEQLLAAPPSQTQPVLHGINFKLAAGETLVVIGPSGAGKTTLARCLVNAWPPLRGKVRLDSAPLDQWRPEALGALIGYLPQDVQLFAGTVAENIARFGEVNEAKVIAAAQMAGVHELILQLPEGYQTRLGENGVGLSGGQRQRVGLARALYGEPCLVVLDEPNANLDEAGDAMLAEAIGRIKRAGITLVLITHKPNILKQADKLLILHAGAQADFGPLTEVMQRMQRSAPPRPQQSPPPPQPQGRVMPLPTYGAAMNFAQRKEGA; encoded by the coding sequence ATGACGGCGGGCAAATCCCGGCCGGCAGAGGGCGCGCGCGGCGAATTGGCCGGTGCTCTGCTGACCTACAAGCGCAGTTTCGTACACATTGGCGTGTTCTCGGGCGTCATCAATATCCTGATGCTGGCCCCGGCGCTGTACATGCTGCAAGTGTATGACCGGGTGCTGGCCTCCGGCAACGAAATGACCTTGCTGATGCTCACGGTCATGCTGCTGGGCATGTACGCCTTCATGGGCGGGCTGGAATGGGTGCGCTCGCTGGTGGTGCTGCGCCTGGGCACGGGCTTCGACCGCAAGCTGTCGCCGCGCATCTACGACGCCGCCTTCAGAGCCAATCTCAAGACCGGCAAGCTCAATGCCGCCCAGCCGCTGGAAGACTTGCAGCAGCTGCGCCAGTTCGCCACCGGGCAGTCGCTGTTCGCGCTGTTCGATGCGCCGTGGTTCCCGGTGTATGTGCTGGTGATGTTCTGGTTCCACCCGGCGCTGGGCTGGTTCGCCCTGGGCGGCACGGCGCTCTTGATGCTGGTGGGCTGGATCAACGAACGGGTCAGCCGCCCGCACCTGCAGAAGGCCGGCGAACTGGCGATCGCCTCGCGCCGCGATGCCGGGGCCAACCTGCGCAACGCGGAAGTCATCGCCGGCATGGGCATGCTGGCCAACCTGCGTCGCCGCTGGGCCGAGCAGCATCTGGCCTACGTGCGCGAGCAGAACCTGGCCGGCGCGCGTATGGCGAAGATCCAGGGCTGGAGCAAGGCACTGCGCATGGCGGTGCAATCGCTGGCGCTGGGCCTGGGGGCCTGGCTGGTGCTGGAAAACCAGATGACGGCGGGCATGATGATTGCCGGCTCCATCCTGCTGGGCCGCGCCCTGGCCCCTATCGACCAGATCATTGGCGCATCCCGTCAATGGACGCAGGTGAAGGAAGCCGAGCGGCGCCTGAGCCAGTTGCTTGGTGACTTCCCGCCGCTGGCCAAGGGCATGGACTTCCCCCGGCCCGCCGGCCACCTGGCGGTGGAGCAGTTGCTGGCCGCCCCGCCCAGCCAGACACAGCCGGTGCTGCACGGCATCAACTTCAAGCTGGCCGCTGGCGAGACCCTGGTGGTGATCGGCCCCTCGGGCGCGGGCAAGACCACACTGGCCCGCTGCCTGGTCAACGCCTGGCCGCCGCTGCGCGGCAAGGTGCGGCTGGACAGCGCCCCGCTCGACCAATGGCGGCCAGAAGCGCTGGGCGCGCTGATTGGCTACCTGCCGCAGGACGTGCAGTTGTTCGCCGGCACCGTTGCCGAGAACATCGCCCGTTTCGGTGAGGTAAACGAGGCCAAGGTGATCGCCGCCGCGCAGATGGCCGGCGTGCATGAGTTGATCCTGCAACTGCCCGAGGGCTACCAGACCCGCCTGGGGGAAAACGGCGTGGGTCTGTCTGGCGGCCAGCGCCAGCGCGTGGGCCTGGCACGCGCCCTGTACGGGGAGCCGTGCCTGGTGGTGCTGGACGAACCCAACGCCAACCTCGACGAAGCCGGCGACGCCATGCTGGCCGAGGCCATTGGACGCATCAAGCGGGCCGGCATCACGCTGGTGCTGATAACGCACAAGCCCAACATCCTCAAGCAGGCCGACAAGCTGTTGATCTTGCACGCCGGCGCCCAGGCTGACTTCGGCCCGCTGACCGAGGTGATGCAGCGCATGCAGCGTAGCGCCCCGCCTCGTCCGCAGCAATCGCCGCCACCGCCACAGCCGCAAGGCCGGGTGATGCCGCTGCCCACCTACGGCGCGGCCATGAACTTCGCACAGCGCAAGGAGGGCGCATGA
- a CDS encoding DUF3368 domain-containing protein — translation MRPIVVADAGPLIALAGCGQLVLLTEVFSTVHLPQTVLRETSGDLSRPGAQAIAEFAQHHAQIHPDRNDAIYRQSIIGLDEGESQAISLAHALQCSLLMDERRGRAVARSFGLPLFGVLGVLVQAHRLGHVNHLAPLLRQMQDHGYRIAPALVTAALQAVGEA, via the coding sequence ATGCGCCCCATCGTCGTGGCCGATGCCGGCCCCTTGATCGCCCTGGCAGGCTGCGGGCAACTGGTGCTGCTCACTGAAGTGTTCAGCACGGTGCATCTGCCGCAAACCGTCTTGCGGGAAACCTCCGGCGACCTGTCCCGCCCCGGCGCTCAGGCCATTGCCGAATTTGCCCAACACCATGCGCAGATACACCCGGATCGAAACGATGCCATCTACAGGCAAAGCATCATCGGTCTGGATGAGGGTGAATCCCAGGCCATCAGCCTGGCCCATGCGCTGCAATGCAGCCTGTTGATGGACGAACGCCGGGGCCGTGCGGTGGCACGCAGTTTTGGCTTGCCGCTGTTTGGCGTTCTGGGCGTTCTGGTACAGGCGCACCGGCTGGGCCACGTCAACCACTTGGCCCCGTTGCTGCGCCAGATGCAGGATCATGGCTACCGCATCGCCCCGGCGCTGGTCACTGCTGCCCTGCAAGCGGTTGGCGAAGCCTGA
- a CDS encoding UPF0175 family protein, which produces MQTFSIRELRERSGDLSRIAEQGELSLVTRHGQPLFVGVPFTEELLRAGVHVALATRLFQSGDLSAGKAAKLAGMQHPEFLAYISRQGIAVVDYDPAELADELAGFDAAGQAQN; this is translated from the coding sequence ATGCAAACATTCAGCATCCGCGAACTGCGCGAACGCTCGGGCGACCTCAGCCGGATCGCCGAGCAAGGTGAGCTTTCGCTCGTCACCCGGCACGGGCAGCCGTTGTTTGTCGGCGTTCCCTTTACCGAAGAATTGCTGCGCGCCGGGGTGCATGTGGCATTGGCGACCCGCCTGTTTCAGAGCGGCGATCTGAGCGCGGGCAAAGCGGCCAAACTGGCAGGCATGCAGCATCCCGAGTTTCTGGCCTACATCAGCCGCCAGGGCATTGCCGTGGTTGACTACGATCCGGCTGAACTGGCGGACGAACTGGCCGGGTTCGATGCGGCAGGCCAAGCGCAGAACTGA
- a CDS encoding HlyD family type I secretion periplasmic adaptor subunit, with amino-acid sequence MSVELSIDAKDDLLSVDDRHYVRVGWLIVLVGVMGFLGWAMLAPLDAGVPVEAKVVVSGNRKAVQPVAGGKVQSILVTEGQRVKAGQVLVVLEPNVAANQLDSLQFQFLSSLATENRLMAERDGAAQIAFDEHLLRAEREGHQQAAEIIQAQRQLFDSRRSAQRATLDGLEATLRGLREQRDSLQRILQSRRSQRETFERQLAGQRSLADEGLLARNRLLESERQYLQLAGSLADDQGRLAQLQGQVQEYELRLIQQREDYQKELRSALAETRTRTADLRSRLDSAQYEVNNMQIVAPTEGIVAGLAVFTQGGVVSAGETLMDIVPLDQPLMVQGKLPVQNVDKVQAGQPVELEFMAFNRASTPKLPGTVKTVSADRLEDEQGMPYYHVEIAVDDLKGREVQPGLQLQPGMPVTAFVKTGERTLMSYLLKPLRDRARLALTEE; translated from the coding sequence ATGAGTGTGGAATTGAGCATCGACGCCAAGGACGACTTGCTGTCGGTGGATGACCGCCACTACGTGCGCGTGGGCTGGCTGATCGTGCTGGTGGGCGTGATGGGCTTTCTCGGCTGGGCCATGCTGGCACCGCTGGATGCGGGGGTGCCGGTGGAGGCCAAGGTGGTGGTCAGCGGCAACCGCAAGGCAGTGCAGCCGGTTGCCGGGGGCAAGGTGCAAAGCATCCTGGTGACCGAAGGCCAGCGGGTGAAGGCCGGCCAGGTGCTGGTGGTACTGGAACCCAACGTGGCGGCCAACCAGCTCGATTCGCTGCAGTTCCAGTTTCTCAGCAGCCTGGCAACGGAAAACCGCCTGATGGCGGAACGCGACGGGGCGGCGCAGATCGCCTTCGACGAGCACCTGCTGCGGGCCGAACGCGAGGGCCACCAGCAGGCGGCGGAGATCATCCAGGCGCAGCGGCAACTGTTCGACAGCCGCCGCAGCGCCCAGCGCGCCACGCTGGATGGGCTGGAGGCGACCTTGCGCGGGCTGCGCGAGCAACGCGACAGCCTGCAACGCATCCTGCAATCGCGCCGCAGCCAGCGCGAGACCTTCGAGCGGCAACTGGCGGGCCAGCGTTCGCTGGCCGACGAAGGCCTGCTGGCGCGCAACCGCCTGCTGGAGTCCGAACGCCAGTACCTGCAACTGGCCGGTTCGCTGGCCGACGACCAGGGGCGCCTGGCGCAGTTGCAGGGCCAGGTGCAGGAATACGAGCTGCGCCTGATCCAGCAGCGCGAGGACTACCAGAAGGAACTGCGCTCGGCCCTGGCCGAGACCCGCACGCGCACGGCGGACCTGCGCTCGCGCCTGGACAGCGCGCAGTACGAAGTGAACAACATGCAGATCGTCGCCCCCACCGAGGGCATCGTGGCGGGGCTGGCGGTGTTCACCCAGGGCGGGGTGGTCAGCGCGGGCGAGACGCTGATGGACATCGTGCCACTCGATCAGCCGCTGATGGTGCAAGGCAAGCTGCCCGTGCAGAACGTGGACAAGGTGCAGGCCGGCCAGCCGGTGGAGCTGGAGTTCATGGCCTTCAACCGCGCCTCCACGCCCAAGCTGCCGGGCACGGTCAAGACGGTTTCCGCCGACCGCCTGGAAGACGAACAGGGCATGCCCTATTACCACGTCGAGATCGCGGTGGATGACCTGAAGGGCCGCGAGGTGCAGCCGGGCTTGCAGTTGCAGCCGGGCATGCCGGTGACGGCTTTCGTCAAGACCGGTGAGCGCACCTTGATGAGCTACCTGCTCAAGCCGCTGCGCGACCGTGCCCGCCTGGCGCTGACGGAGGAGTGA
- a CDS encoding TolC family outer membrane protein yields MGWRTSPLTRIASLYGHLSVRFPRRGFLAGKGRYLISIATVVVALAPDAVPTAHAQTELAFPPMLTQPAASAAATTAAPAQAVRPSQSGTLDLTQAYERMLLNDPQVRAASAALAAGRDAGNIARAALLPQASINYLRNRTSQTEYYDSTTAGQQSVDYRYFGRRAGLTIEQTLFDYSAISTYRMGKTQAEYAEVQYRLQLQQQAVALIDAYLNALLARDSLDLARHQLRAYQDMLRGNERMMAQGEGTRIDILETRSQVSATQSELVSYENDLADRLRELSALLGQPVHAGELLAIDQQAMLAPLPDGELERLLADSREQNPEVQAARLAVRYNDLTVEREKGQFMPRVSLYAAHERIVSDTVNNRGRDYKTNTIGLQVTIPLFSGGSSYYSTRQAYNRLEQARYELEHTANTTITTLEQYYRVFSTSAERIRTLRQNVSDATALVDAMRKSVAGGERTNTDALQAERQSYQARQALLRTYVEWFQAYAKLQFYAGRFSEEDVLVLNRHLLAEVR; encoded by the coding sequence ATGGGCTGGCGAACTTCTCCACTGACACGCATCGCCTCGCTGTATGGCCACCTGTCCGTCCGCTTCCCGCGGCGCGGATTCCTAGCCGGCAAAGGCCGGTACCTGATCTCCATCGCCACGGTTGTGGTGGCGCTCGCGCCCGATGCCGTGCCGACCGCCCATGCGCAGACGGAATTGGCGTTCCCGCCGATGCTGACGCAGCCGGCCGCTTCTGCCGCTGCCACCACGGCGGCGCCGGCCCAAGCGGTGCGCCCCAGCCAGTCGGGCACGCTCGACCTGACGCAGGCCTATGAGCGCATGCTGCTCAACGACCCGCAGGTGCGCGCGGCCAGCGCCGCGCTCGCCGCCGGGCGTGACGCCGGCAACATCGCTCGCGCCGCACTGCTGCCACAGGCCTCGATCAACTACCTGCGCAACCGCACCAGCCAGACCGAGTATTACGACAGCACGACGGCCGGACAGCAGAGCGTCGACTACCGCTACTTCGGCCGCCGTGCGGGCCTGACCATCGAACAGACGCTGTTCGACTATTCCGCCATCAGCACCTACCGCATGGGCAAGACCCAGGCCGAGTACGCCGAGGTGCAGTACCGGCTGCAACTGCAACAACAGGCCGTGGCGCTGATCGACGCCTATCTGAACGCGCTGCTGGCGCGTGATTCGCTGGATCTGGCCCGGCACCAGTTGCGGGCGTACCAGGACATGCTGCGCGGCAACGAACGCATGATGGCCCAGGGCGAAGGCACGCGCATCGACATCCTAGAAACCCGCAGCCAGGTGAGCGCCACGCAGTCGGAGCTGGTGAGCTACGAGAACGACCTGGCGGACCGGCTGCGCGAATTGTCCGCGCTGCTGGGGCAGCCGGTTCACGCAGGCGAGCTGCTGGCCATCGACCAGCAGGCCATGCTTGCGCCGCTGCCCGACGGCGAGCTGGAGCGGCTGCTGGCCGATTCCCGCGAGCAGAACCCGGAGGTCCAGGCCGCGCGCCTGGCGGTGCGCTACAACGACCTCACGGTGGAGCGCGAGAAAGGCCAGTTCATGCCGCGCGTGTCGCTGTACGCGGCGCACGAGCGCATCGTCTCGGATACCGTCAACAACCGCGGCCGGGACTACAAGACCAACACCATCGGCCTGCAGGTCACCATCCCGCTGTTCAGCGGCGGCTCCAGCTACTACAGCACGCGCCAGGCCTACAACCGGCTGGAACAGGCGCGCTACGAACTCGAACACACCGCCAACACCACCATCACCACGCTGGAGCAGTACTACCGCGTGTTCAGCACCAGCGCCGAGCGCATACGCACCTTGCGCCAGAACGTGAGCGACGCCACGGCGCTGGTGGACGCCATGCGCAAGAGCGTGGCCGGCGGGGAACGCACCAACACCGATGCCTTGCAGGCCGAACGCCAGTCCTACCAGGCCCGGCAGGCCTTGCTGCGCACCTACGTGGAATGGTTCCAGGCCTACGCCAAGTTGCAGTTCTACGCCGGCAGGTTCTCGGAAGAAGACGTGCTGGTGCTCAACCGGCATTTGCTGGCGGAGGTTCGATAA